A genome region from Tolypothrix sp. PCC 7712 includes the following:
- a CDS encoding 2Fe-2S iron-sulfur cluster-binding protein, with amino-acid sequence MAVYQVRLINSTMGLDRTIQVPDDQYILDIAEDNGIRLPSGCKQGECSACVAKLISGEVDQSEQKFLRPQEIQAGYIVTCVTYPTSDCTLETHQEQVLYKSSLYYKQ; translated from the coding sequence ATGGCAGTTTATCAAGTTCGACTCATCAACTCGACAATGGGGTTAGACCGCACTATTCAAGTACCAGATGATCAATATATTCTCGACATAGCAGAAGACAACGGTATTCGCCTACCATCTGGTTGTAAGCAAGGCGAATGTTCTGCCTGTGTTGCCAAACTCATTAGTGGCGAAGTCGATCAAAGTGAGCAGAAATTTCTTCGTCCCCAGGAAATACAAGCTGGCTATATTGTTACCTGCGTGACTTATCCCACCTCTGATTGCACTCTCGAAACCCATCAAGAACAAGTTTTATATAAATCTTCGCTTTACTATAAGCAATAA